One Brassica oleracea var. oleracea cultivar TO1000 chromosome C7, BOL, whole genome shotgun sequence genomic window carries:
- the LOC106303334 gene encoding LOW QUALITY PROTEIN: cytochrome P450 71A16-like (The sequence of the model RefSeq protein was modified relative to this genomic sequence to represent the inferred CDS: deleted 1 base in 1 codon) translates to MEMILISLCLATLLAFLFLKRLFKRTTTTKPNVPPPSPWRLPIIHSRVPVLVVSSAEIAHDVMKTHDRIFANRPITKAMEKVMKGGRDIVFAPYGEYWRNMKSLCIVHLLTNKMVRSFDKEREEEINILMEKLEKASSSSSTVNLSQFFITLTSDVMSKVALGRKYSSDEGTVDIKTVVRTFSRVFGSFPVAEYIPSLAWIDWIRRLDGKAEEVSKTFDDFLEKVVQEHDLDVDKKRSGFVDTLLSIQREQTTPFVFDRSNIKLIILDMFIGGTATTSSLLEWTLTELVRHPECVKKLRDEICSVSAHNSYVNEEDVEKMNYLNAIIKETLRLHPPLSIIVPRLLSEDVRLRGYDIAAGTQVMINAWAIQRDNATWGPDAEEFKPERHLNSSLDFQGQDYKFIPFGSGRRLCPAIRLALVLVEVTVANLVKRFDWRVQVGPHGVDKLDLAEAAGIEACCKYPLIVFPTSVVFPI, encoded by the exons ATGGAGATGATCTTAATTTCTCTATGTCTAGCCACCTTATTGGCCTTTCTCTTCCTAAAACGACTCTTCAAACGAACAACCACCACCAAACCTAACGTCCCACCACCGTCTCCGTGGCGGCTTCCCATCATCCAC AGCCGTGTCCCCGTCCTTGTGGTCTCCTCTGCTGAAATAGCTCATGACGTTATGAAAACACACGATCGTATATTCGCCAACCGCCCTATAACCAAAGCTATGGAGAAAGTTATGAAAGGTGGGCGAGATATTGTCTTTGCCCCCTATGGCGAATATTGGAGGAATATGAAG AGTTTATGCATAGTGCATCTTCTGACCAACAAAATGGTTCGGTCCTTTGACAAAGAGAGAGAAGAAGAGATTAATATTCTGATGGAAAAGTTGGAGAAAGCAAGTTCATCTTCTTCTACAGTAAACCTTAGCCAATTTTTTATCACCCTAACAAGCGATGTAATGAGTAAAGTTGCCTTGGGAAGAAAATATAGTAGTGACGAAGGCACAGTCGATATCAAGACCGTAGTGAGGACATTTTCTCGGGTATTTGGCTCATTCCCTGTAGCGGAATACATTCCTAGTTTGGCATGGATAGATTGGATCCGCAGATTGGACGGTAAAGCAGAAGAAGTAAGTAAAACATTCGATGACTTTCTGGAAAAGGTGGTGCAAGAACATGATTTAGATGTAGATAAAAAAAGATCAGGTTTTGTTGATACGTTGTTATCGATTCAAAGAGAGCAGACGACGCCCTTCGTTTTTGATAGAAGCAACATAAAACTCATCATTTTG GACATGTTCATAGGGGGAACAGCAACAACTTCGTCACTACTAGAATGGACATTGACAGAGCTTGTGAGACATCCAGAATGTGTGAAAAAGCTTCGAGACGAGATTTGTTCCGTTTCAGCGCATAATTCATATGTAAATGAGGAAGATGTTGAAAAGATGAACTACTTAAATGCTATAATCAAGGAGACACTTCGTTTACATCCGCCACTTTCAATAATAGTACCCCGACTATTAAGCGAAGATGTCAGATTAAGAGGATATGACATTGCTGCAGGCACACAG GTGATGATTAATGCGTGGGCAATCCAACGAGATAATGCAACATGGGGACCAGATGCAGAAGAATTTAAGCCAGAGAGACATTTAAATTCATCTTTGGATTTTCAAGGACAAGATTATAAATTTATTCCCTTTGGATCAGGTAGAAGACTATGTCCTGCAATCAGATTGGCATTGGTATTGGTTGAAGTGACAGTAGCAAACCTTGTGAAACGGTTTGACTGGAGAGTCCAGGTCGGACCACATGGAGTTGATAAGCTTGATCTAGCCGAGGCAGCTGGTATAGAGGCATGTTGCAAATACCCTCTTATTGTCTTTCCAACTTCTGTTGTGTTCCCCATTTAA
- the LOC106303331 gene encoding uncharacterized protein LOC106303331 has translation MGDLSTVVLKPKDGGPSMFSCPMLTAVNYTVWAIRMKVLLKLHDVWEAIEEESTDAVKNNTAIAVLFQSIPETLILEVGELDTAKKVWEAVKSRHMGAERVREARLQTLVSEFDRLRMKDDEKVDDFVGRISAISSKSTALGEKIEETRMVKKFLSSLPRGKYIHIVASLEQVLDLKTTSFEEIVGRIKTFEERVALDDDETQESQKLMYANSDSHSTSNQEIQGTYRGRGHGGRYYNMGRRRGRYGGRGYGETDLSKITCFRCDKTGHYASTCPDRLLKLQEATESKEKEDDTTEAEELMVNEVVYLNEKNVLPQKFESNSENV, from the coding sequence ATGGGAGATTTATCTACGGTTGTGTTGAAACCAAAGGATGGTGGACCTTCCATGTTCAGCTGTCCAATGTTGACTGCAGTTAACTATACGGTGTGGGCAATAAGGATGAAGGTGTTGCTCAAACTGCATGATGTGTGGGAAGCTATTGAGGAAGAATCTACCGATGCTGTGAAAAATAATACTGCGATTGCAGTACTCTTTCAATCCATTCCAGAAACCCTTATACTGGAGGTGGGAGAACTCGATACTGCGAAGAAGGTTTGGGAGGCAGTAAAGTCGAGGCATATGGGGGCAGAAAGAGTACGTGAGGCACGTCTACAAACTCTCGTGTCTGAGTTTGATAGACTAAGAATGAAGGATGATGAGAAAGTGGATGATTTCGTGGGGAGGATATCAGCAATTTCCTCAAAATCTACTGCACTTGGTGAGAAGATAGAAGAGACCAGGATGGTGAAGAAGTTCCTTTCAAGCCTTCCGAGAGGCAAGTATATTCACATTGTTGCTTCCCTTGAGCAAGTACTTGATCTAAAGACTACGAGTTTTGAAGAGATTGTTGGACGTATTAAAACATTTGAAGAACGAGTTGCGCTTGATGATGATGAGACACAAGAAAGTCAGAAACTTATGTATGCGAATTCAGACTCTCACTCTACCTCAAACCAAGAAATCCAAGGAACATATCGTGGAAGAGGACATGGAGGAAGGTACTACAACATGGGTAGAAGAAGAGGAAGATATGGCGGAAGAGGTTACGGTGAAACAGATTTGTCGAAAATAACATGTTTTCGTTGCGACAAAACTGGACATTACGCATCTACATGTCCTGATCGTCTCTTAAAACTACAGGAAGCAACTGAATCCAAAGAGAAGGAGGACGACACAACAGAGGCTGAAGAATTGATGGTAAATGAGGTGGTATATTTGAACGAGAAGAATGTACTACCGCAGAAATTTGAAAGTAACTCAGAGAACGTGTGA